Proteins from a single region of Parasedimentitalea psychrophila:
- a CDS encoding S24 family peptidase, whose protein sequence is MHKPSHWGNLPLMQQTFRDAFLTAIKNSSKSMRQVALDAGVSYEQLKNLAQGKSKSTNVDDAVRIAASFGTNLEGFLEGQMTPTKRPTIAIAGRVGAGALVPVFDAYEKGDGPQIECPPGLSPHGIVAVEIEGDSMEPVYSAGDLLLYTRNGHDAVLFDDIGHRCVCEDENGMGWVKQIKPGEEPGLFHLISLNPSASNMWNVRLKWAAKVRLHWPAELIKKI, encoded by the coding sequence ATGCATAAGCCTTCACATTGGGGTAATTTACCCCTCATGCAACAAACCTTCAGAGACGCATTTCTCACGGCTATCAAAAACAGCAGTAAATCAATGCGCCAAGTCGCTCTGGACGCAGGTGTCTCATATGAACAGCTCAAGAATCTCGCCCAAGGTAAAAGCAAGTCCACCAATGTCGATGACGCTGTCCGGATAGCCGCATCTTTCGGCACCAATCTCGAGGGTTTCCTTGAAGGGCAGATGACCCCAACGAAACGCCCTACTATTGCGATAGCTGGCAGAGTCGGCGCCGGAGCCCTGGTGCCAGTGTTTGACGCCTATGAGAAAGGCGACGGCCCCCAAATTGAATGCCCGCCCGGCCTATCTCCACATGGCATTGTCGCCGTTGAGATTGAGGGCGACAGCATGGAGCCGGTCTATTCCGCTGGGGATCTTCTACTCTACACCCGGAATGGCCATGACGCCGTGCTTTTCGACGACATTGGCCACCGCTGTGTCTGTGAAGACGAAAACGGTATGGGCTGGGTCAAGCAGATCAAACCAGGTGAAGAGCCAGGGCTATTCCATCTAATTTCATTGAACCCCAGCGCCAGCAATATGTGGAATGTACGTCTGAAATGGGCAGCCAAGGTGCGCCTCCATTGGCCAGCAGAACTGATCAAGAAGATCTAG
- a CDS encoding aminoacyl-tRNA deacylase, protein MTIAARLKHHLEAQGLPFDMIAHPYAATASGCAEAAHVPGDHLAKSVLIHMEEGPILAVVPSNHHVDLSQLQAMLDRRLGLAAETEIQMLFDDCNLGAAPPVGAAYDVPTIVDNSLSGLDKVWFEAGDHQTLVEMQGRHFDQLMQGAKHGSFCTLH, encoded by the coding sequence ATGACCATTGCCGCACGCCTGAAACATCACCTCGAGGCCCAGGGTCTGCCGTTTGACATGATCGCCCACCCCTATGCCGCCACCGCCAGTGGCTGCGCCGAAGCGGCGCATGTGCCCGGCGACCATCTGGCCAAATCGGTCCTGATCCATATGGAAGAAGGTCCAATTCTGGCCGTTGTGCCCTCGAACCACCATGTGGATCTGAGCCAATTGCAAGCCATGCTGGATCGCCGCCTGGGGCTGGCCGCCGAAACCGAGATCCAGATGCTATTTGACGACTGCAACCTAGGCGCCGCGCCGCCCGTCGGCGCGGCCTATGACGTCCCCACCATCGTCGACAACAGCCTGTCGGGCCTCGACAAGGTCTGGTTTGAGGCTGGCGACCACCAAACACTGGTCGAAATGCAGGGTCGGCATTTCGACCAACTGATGCAGGGGGCAAAGCACGGCTCATTCTGCACCCTGCACTAA
- a CDS encoding ETC complex I subunit: MQARIFKPARNAMTSGMARTRKWVLEYAQANAREVDPLMGWTSSDDTQTQIRLRFDSKEAAVDYAAAHGIDAQVVEPTPRKVNVRPGGYGENFATFRRGVWTH, encoded by the coding sequence ATGCAAGCGCGGATTTTCAAGCCAGCCAGAAATGCGATGACCTCGGGCATGGCACGGACACGCAAATGGGTGCTGGAATATGCCCAGGCCAACGCGCGTGAAGTTGACCCGCTGATGGGCTGGACCTCGTCCGATGACACCCAGACCCAGATTCGTTTGCGCTTTGACAGCAAAGAGGCTGCGGTGGATTATGCCGCTGCCCATGGCATTGACGCACAGGTTGTTGAACCCACGCCCCGCAAGGTCAATGTCCGCCCCGGCGGCTATGGCGAGAATTTCGCCACCTTCAGGCGCGGCGTCTGGACCCACTAA
- a CDS encoding universal stress protein, whose product MYHKILVPISFDPDRDITGALKLAKTLCTSGGAVTLLHVVEHIPAYAISYMPLDYLAQARLALQTELDSLAATLPHAIGVVIEGHSGRSILDWAETNNPDLIIIASHRPGMQDLLLGSTASQVVRHAACAVHVLR is encoded by the coding sequence ATGTATCACAAAATTCTGGTGCCCATTTCCTTTGATCCCGATCGCGATATCACCGGCGCCTTGAAACTGGCCAAGACCCTGTGCACCTCCGGTGGCGCGGTCACCCTGTTGCATGTGGTTGAGCACATACCGGCCTATGCCATTTCTTATATGCCGCTTGATTATCTGGCCCAGGCCCGCTTAGCGCTGCAGACCGAGCTGGACAGCCTGGCCGCCACTCTGCCGCATGCTATCGGTGTGGTGATCGAGGGCCATTCGGGACGCTCCATTCTGGATTGGGCTGAAACCAACAATCCGGATCTGATTATCATTGCCTCGCATCGTCCGGGAATGCAGGATCTGCTGCTGGGCTCCACCGCCTCGCAAGTGGTCCGCCACGCGGCCTGCGCTGTGCATGTCTTGCGCTAA
- a CDS encoding HugZ family pyridoxamine 5'-phosphate oxidase — MTSPIRPTDDQARALAQSLMSKARFAALAVVLDSGAPLVTRVGFGVDPEGRPLSLVSSLSMHSGALQANPLCSLLVGEPGVKGDPLTHPRLSLICRASFLRHADDGYGALAAHYLRDHPKAKLYIGFADFAFVRFDIREAHLNGGFGKAFHLTPQDLNQG, encoded by the coding sequence ATGACCAGCCCAATCCGCCCCACCGACGACCAGGCCCGTGCTCTGGCGCAGAGCCTGATGAGTAAGGCCCGATTTGCAGCACTTGCGGTGGTGCTGGACAGCGGCGCACCACTGGTGACACGGGTGGGTTTTGGGGTTGATCCCGAGGGCCGCCCGCTGAGCCTGGTGTCATCGCTGTCGATGCACAGCGGTGCCTTGCAGGCCAATCCGCTCTGTTCGCTGCTGGTGGGGGAGCCCGGCGTCAAGGGCGACCCGCTGACCCATCCGCGTCTTAGCCTGATCTGCCGGGCCTCGTTCCTGCGTCACGCGGATGACGGCTACGGCGCGTTGGCCGCGCATTACCTGCGCGACCATCCCAAGGCCAAATTATACATCGGCTTCGCCGATTTTGCCTTTGTCCGCTTTGATATCCGCGAGGCCCATCTGAACGGCGGCTTCGGCAAGGCCTTTCATCTGACGCCGCAAGACCTGAACCAAGGCTGA
- a CDS encoding SIR2 family NAD-dependent protein deacylase — MTEKTLVEQEPKQTRYERYVEEITEDITNTVQEFGVQPILFVGSGLSKRYMDGPSWEELLAYLADKCSAIEKGLGFYKQSLGHPIQIGQEFSKLYQDWAWAAGSNEFPKVMFGDDVNKHSYIKYKIVEFFKDLEPEDITGLNAGYLIEIEALAKIKPHAIITTNYDEMLEKIFPDHERIVGQQILRGQQVCIGELYKIHGCVTDHDSLVFTEDDYDEWQKKKKFLSAKLLTFFNEHPLIFIGYNAGDPNIKAILSDIDEAIPEKGGVIPNVYILQWEPSLKDESWPERDKIILTEGGRSVRVKMIAASDFSWVYDAFAASPALEHVNVKVLRALMARSYDFVRSDIPKMKIEADFKMLNSAVESPTSFAKLFGIANISDFSAAGALHPLSLTEVGKALGYNSWNSANGLIEQISQKKGVNIKKTDNRYHRAEKVNKTVFHKYSEDAIELLRKERDGEEYEVDV; from the coding sequence ATGACGGAAAAAACATTGGTCGAACAGGAACCGAAACAGACCCGCTATGAGCGATACGTCGAGGAGATCACCGAAGACATCACAAACACTGTGCAAGAATTCGGAGTTCAGCCAATCCTCTTCGTCGGTTCAGGCCTCTCCAAGCGCTACATGGACGGACCTTCTTGGGAAGAGCTGCTCGCCTATCTCGCTGACAAGTGCTCGGCGATTGAAAAGGGGCTAGGCTTTTACAAGCAGTCCTTGGGCCATCCGATCCAGATCGGTCAAGAGTTCTCAAAGCTTTATCAGGACTGGGCGTGGGCCGCAGGCAGCAATGAATTCCCCAAAGTCATGTTCGGCGATGATGTCAACAAGCACTCATACATCAAATACAAAATAGTTGAGTTCTTCAAGGATCTCGAGCCGGAAGACATCACCGGTTTGAACGCCGGTTATCTGATTGAGATTGAGGCGCTGGCTAAGATTAAGCCGCATGCGATTATTACAACCAACTATGATGAAATGCTAGAAAAGATCTTCCCGGACCATGAGAGGATAGTCGGGCAACAGATTCTGCGAGGCCAGCAGGTTTGCATCGGCGAGCTTTATAAAATCCACGGTTGCGTGACGGATCATGACAGCCTCGTCTTCACGGAAGATGACTACGATGAATGGCAGAAAAAGAAGAAATTTCTCAGTGCAAAGCTTTTGACCTTTTTCAATGAGCATCCGCTAATTTTCATCGGATACAACGCTGGTGATCCGAACATCAAAGCTATCCTTTCAGATATAGATGAAGCCATCCCAGAGAAAGGAGGCGTGATTCCGAATGTCTACATCCTCCAGTGGGAACCTAGCCTAAAGGACGAAAGTTGGCCGGAGCGCGACAAAATCATACTAACGGAAGGCGGGCGCAGTGTCCGAGTTAAGATGATCGCAGCGTCGGATTTCAGCTGGGTCTATGATGCGTTCGCTGCGAGTCCCGCGCTTGAACATGTCAACGTGAAGGTGCTTCGCGCGCTTATGGCCAGATCGTATGATTTTGTCAGAAGCGACATCCCAAAGATGAAGATAGAAGCTGACTTCAAGATGCTGAACTCAGCTGTCGAAAGTCCAACGTCCTTTGCTAAACTTTTCGGCATTGCAAACATCAGCGATTTTAGCGCCGCAGGGGCACTCCACCCGTTGAGTCTCACTGAAGTTGGGAAGGCGCTAGGCTACAATAGCTGGAATTCAGCCAATGGCCTCATCGAGCAAATCTCGCAGAAAAAGGGGGTCAACATAAAGAAGACCGACAACCGTTATCACCGGGCAGAGAAGGTGAACAAAACAGTCTTTCATAAATACAGCGAAGACGCGATCGAGCTTTTAAGGAAGGAGCGCGACGGCGAAGAATATGAGGTGGACGTGTGA
- a CDS encoding DNA-binding protein produces the protein MSYAFIPRLLPSPAAAAYLGVSESMLRKLGIPRKEQGAKRLYDRSDLDAHADELPYEGQPNDGEDKEQAAVSKCDDAFGVKK, from the coding sequence ATGAGTTATGCGTTTATTCCCCGTTTACTGCCCAGCCCTGCGGCGGCAGCCTATCTCGGGGTGTCCGAAAGCATGCTGCGCAAGCTGGGAATTCCCCGCAAGGAACAAGGCGCAAAGCGGCTATATGACCGCTCTGACCTTGACGCCCACGCGGATGAGTTGCCCTATGAGGGCCAGCCAAACGATGGCGAAGACAAGGAACAGGCGGCAGTCAGCAAATGTGACGACGCCTTTGGTGTTAAAAAATGA
- a CDS encoding antibiotic biosynthesis monooxygenase family protein, whose protein sequence is MPTIAKTADIQTVITTFEMTPGTCQDLLDALTAAYSEFISLQPGFIAAGLHVNDAQTRIANYSQWQRREDFLAMLRTPEMRQRNRKLNGLCRSFEPVMYDVADTFG, encoded by the coding sequence ATGCCAACAATAGCCAAAACCGCTGATATCCAGACTGTCATCACGACGTTTGAAATGACCCCAGGCACCTGCCAGGACCTGCTGGACGCCCTGACCGCAGCCTATTCCGAGTTTATCTCGTTGCAACCGGGGTTCATCGCAGCGGGCCTGCATGTCAATGACGCACAGACCCGGATTGCCAATTATTCCCAATGGCAAAGACGCGAGGATTTTCTGGCCATGCTCCGCACCCCGGAAATGCGCCAGCGAAACCGCAAGCTTAACGGGCTGTGCCGCAGTTTTGAGCCGGTGATGTATGATGTCGCCGACACCTTCGGGTAA
- a CDS encoding GNAT family N-acetyltransferase translates to MSAFEIRLAPSGDPEAARLIRRHLAQMAAQSPAESCHAEGQSDLDAPDARLFLLQRGGVAIAMGALKTLADGALELKSMHTVSEARGSGAGRAMLQHLLTLARNEAATGVYLETGSKDEFMASRRLYASLGFVECPPFSDYQEDPWSVYMHLDLHGAV, encoded by the coding sequence ATGTCGGCATTTGAAATCAGGCTGGCGCCAAGCGGTGATCCGGAGGCGGCGCGGTTGATTCGCCGCCACCTTGCCCAGATGGCGGCGCAGTCCCCGGCTGAGAGCTGTCACGCCGAGGGCCAATCTGATCTGGACGCCCCGGATGCGCGGCTGTTTCTGCTGCAGCGCGGCGGCGTGGCGATTGCCATGGGGGCGCTCAAGACCCTTGCGGATGGGGCGCTTGAGCTGAAATCAATGCACACAGTTTCCGAGGCCCGCGGCAGCGGTGCCGGACGGGCGATGCTGCAGCATTTATTGACCCTTGCCCGCAATGAGGCTGCGACGGGGGTCTATCTCGAAACCGGCTCAAAGGATGAATTCATGGCATCGCGCCGTCTCTATGCGTCGCTTGGATTTGTCGAATGCCCGCCGTTTTCGGATTACCAGGAAGACCCCTGGTCGGTATATATGCACCTGGACTTGCACGGCGCGGTTTAA
- a CDS encoding glycosyl hydrolase family 28-related protein, with the protein MNKVITEGIVLMPPAFSGGLDVWSSGDGTPGSDTYDNAVNAGFVPADADFGGCLELQKTEATQKLRHMGQTPLLPGCYLQIKARIKAVSGALPSVRIAAWAGGSGSSHISGVVETGPSTTLTNYGEVVEISAIVGTGARGGVDMAWGRNASYGHMGLDLTGASGGVLRIDDIEITDITSAYLRDMLSLVDVTDFGAVGDGVSNDAPAFEAADDAADGRRILVPAGVFQLDDTVSLNHRVVFEGTVTMASDKMLLLTRDFDFPTYAAAFGNEELGFKKAFQALLNNADHESLDLGGRKVSLSAPIDMQAAVPNKTSYATRRVIRNGQIEAQSGAAWDSVTVTSQATYDPNDSRTLSLVADIANVPVGALVEGAGVGREIYVKSKNTGAGELTLNAPLYDAAGTQVFTFRDFKYMLDFSGFSALSKFGLTEVELQCNSHCSAIRLSPAGSVFSLDHCFISRPKDRGISSIGTGCQGILVDHCQFLSSEEAEDVPDRSSVALNVNANDAKLRNNRVTKFRHFALLAGGNNTVAGNHFFQGDSVAGGVRTAGLILASTYCSTTVSDNYIDNCFIEWTNEQDPTPDFTSGFSFSSLSISDNVFLSGDVAPWFSYIVVKPHGSGHFLNGVSVGGNKFRSINGNIDRAERVDTSFSGLDFSRSKNVFFAGNSFHNVDALVANPARIRHVQSSAAKTWTVDPVDALPFGGRSRGVDSVIALGPITTSGGSTRHAMPYANLEQGSNKDQVDLVWEESVKGEVQLTLRMDK; encoded by the coding sequence ATGAACAAAGTCATCACCGAGGGCATAGTATTGATGCCACCCGCATTCTCGGGTGGTCTGGATGTCTGGTCCAGTGGCGACGGCACGCCGGGGTCTGATACATACGACAATGCGGTGAACGCGGGTTTTGTGCCTGCGGATGCCGATTTTGGTGGCTGCCTGGAGCTGCAAAAGACCGAGGCCACCCAAAAACTGCGCCACATGGGGCAAACCCCGCTGCTGCCGGGATGTTACCTGCAGATCAAGGCGCGCATCAAAGCGGTCAGTGGCGCGCTGCCCAGCGTGCGGATCGCCGCCTGGGCTGGCGGCTCCGGCAGCAGCCATATCAGTGGGGTGGTGGAAACCGGCCCCAGCACCACGCTCACCAACTATGGCGAGGTGGTCGAGATCAGTGCCATTGTCGGCACCGGCGCCCGCGGCGGCGTCGATATGGCCTGGGGGCGCAATGCCAGTTACGGCCATATGGGGCTGGACCTGACCGGCGCCAGCGGCGGCGTGCTGCGGATTGATGATATCGAAATCACCGACATCACCAGCGCCTATCTGCGCGATATGCTCAGCCTGGTGGATGTCACCGATTTTGGCGCTGTTGGCGATGGAGTGAGCAATGATGCCCCAGCCTTTGAGGCGGCAGATGATGCCGCCGATGGTCGCCGTATTCTGGTGCCTGCCGGGGTGTTTCAGCTGGATGACACGGTGTCGCTGAACCACCGCGTGGTGTTTGAGGGCACCGTCACCATGGCCTCCGACAAGATGCTGTTGCTGACCAGGGATTTTGACTTTCCCACCTATGCAGCGGCCTTTGGCAACGAGGAGCTGGGGTTTAAAAAAGCGTTTCAGGCGCTGCTCAACAACGCGGACCATGAATCGCTGGATCTGGGAGGCCGCAAGGTCAGCCTCAGCGCGCCGATAGATATGCAGGCGGCAGTGCCCAACAAGACCAGTTACGCCACCCGCCGGGTGATCCGAAATGGCCAGATCGAGGCGCAGTCGGGGGCGGCCTGGGACAGCGTGACGGTGACCTCTCAGGCCACCTATGACCCCAATGACTCGCGCACGCTGTCATTGGTGGCGGACATCGCCAATGTCCCGGTAGGGGCCCTGGTCGAGGGCGCCGGGGTCGGCCGCGAGATCTATGTGAAATCAAAGAACACCGGCGCCGGTGAACTGACCCTGAATGCGCCGCTCTATGATGCGGCGGGCACACAGGTGTTCACCTTCAGGGATTTCAAATACATGCTGGATTTCAGCGGCTTCAGCGCGCTCAGCAAATTTGGCCTTACTGAGGTCGAACTGCAGTGCAACAGCCATTGCAGCGCCATTCGCCTGTCGCCGGCCGGGTCGGTGTTCAGCCTGGATCACTGCTTTATCTCCCGCCCCAAGGATCGCGGCATTTCATCGATTGGCACCGGCTGTCAGGGCATATTGGTCGACCATTGCCAGTTCCTGTCATCCGAGGAAGCCGAAGATGTCCCGGACCGCAGCTCGGTGGCGCTGAACGTCAACGCCAATGACGCCAAGCTGCGCAACAACCGGGTCACCAAGTTTCGCCATTTTGCCTTGCTGGCCGGGGGCAATAATACGGTGGCCGGCAATCACTTCTTTCAGGGAGATTCAGTTGCGGGTGGTGTGCGCACAGCGGGTCTGATCCTGGCCAGCACCTATTGTTCCACCACGGTGTCGGACAATTATATCGACAATTGCTTTATTGAATGGACCAACGAGCAGGATCCAACCCCGGATTTCACCTCCGGGTTTTCGTTCAGCTCACTGTCGATCTCGGACAATGTGTTCCTGTCGGGGGATGTGGCGCCTTGGTTCAGCTATATCGTGGTCAAGCCGCATGGCAGCGGCCATTTCCTGAACGGAGTCTCGGTGGGTGGCAATAAATTCCGCTCGATCAACGGCAACATCGACCGGGCTGAGCGGGTGGACACCAGCTTCTCCGGGCTTGATTTCAGCCGCTCGAAAAACGTGTTCTTCGCGGGCAATAGCTTCCACAACGTCGATGCCCTGGTGGCCAACCCAGCGCGGATCCGCCATGTGCAATCCTCGGCGGCCAAGACATGGACCGTTGATCCGGTGGATGCGCTGCCCTTTGGCGGCCGCTCGCGCGGGGTGGACAGTGTCATCGCGCTGGGACCGATCACCACCAGCGGCGGCTCAACCCGCCATGCCATGCCTTACGCCAATCTGGAACAGGGCAGCAATAAGGATCAGGTTGATCTGGTCTGGGAGGAATCGGTGAAGGGTGAGGTGCAACTGACCCTGCGGATGGATAAATGA
- a CDS encoding tyrosine-type recombinase/integrase, giving the protein MYKYHRRTRAELPNDVPEDHPKFITAWSIEEQKTPEPKSRAKPGSIGAGCETYLKSGSYRDLTDSYRPVIRRHVEAIRDARGKAPMAGLRSYHINADLDPLTPSVARSRLKAWRKLCGFWTGQGIIPDDVSRAAVGKKMPKSEGHKEWTRDDLRKFRDHWPIETPQRHACELLQWTGVRCVDAVKLGPGMIDRDGLLTFRQQKTHVLAHIPWTCPALGLENERETLLSYPSTHMVFLTTIHGKPRSHKSFSQWFSAASTEAGLLDLAAHGLRKYRMNELSENGASVLQMQAWVGHTTLNEIEAYTRKAKRRIAFLGTEQDQNPVKQSETKRKH; this is encoded by the coding sequence ATGTACAAGTATCACCGCCGCACTCGCGCCGAATTGCCCAACGACGTGCCCGAAGATCACCCTAAATTCATTACAGCCTGGTCAATTGAAGAACAGAAGACGCCAGAACCCAAGTCACGTGCCAAACCCGGCTCGATCGGTGCCGGATGCGAAACCTACTTGAAGTCCGGATCTTACCGCGACCTTACAGATTCATACCGCCCTGTTATCCGTCGCCATGTCGAAGCAATCAGAGACGCCCGAGGCAAAGCCCCTATGGCAGGACTTCGCTCCTACCACATAAACGCAGATCTGGACCCGCTGACCCCATCTGTGGCCAGATCCCGGCTAAAGGCTTGGCGAAAGCTTTGCGGGTTCTGGACCGGCCAAGGAATAATCCCAGACGATGTGTCCCGTGCAGCAGTGGGTAAAAAAATGCCCAAATCCGAAGGGCACAAAGAATGGACACGGGATGATCTGAGGAAGTTCCGCGATCACTGGCCAATAGAGACACCTCAGCGCCATGCCTGTGAGCTTCTGCAATGGACAGGCGTTCGCTGTGTGGACGCAGTAAAGCTTGGACCTGGCATGATTGACCGGGATGGCCTGCTGACCTTCAGGCAACAGAAAACCCACGTATTGGCACATATTCCATGGACGTGCCCTGCTCTAGGACTAGAGAACGAACGCGAGACCCTTCTCAGTTACCCGTCGACGCACATGGTGTTTCTAACCACCATTCACGGAAAACCACGCTCGCACAAAAGCTTCTCGCAATGGTTCTCAGCTGCCAGCACAGAGGCAGGCTTGCTGGACCTCGCTGCACATGGTTTGCGCAAATATAGAATGAACGAATTATCAGAAAACGGTGCGTCTGTGCTGCAAATGCAGGCATGGGTCGGACACACCACACTAAACGAAATAGAGGCATACACCCGGAAAGCAAAACGCCGAATAGCGTTCTTGGGAACAGAACAAGACCAGAACCCTGTAAAACAATCCGAAACCAAGCGTAAACATTGA
- the uvrB gene encoding excinuclease ABC subunit UvrB, with translation MPYAHSDSSTPSMGSTDVRERLKLEGGKAFVLNTTFEPAGDQPTAIAELSKGVFDGERDQVLLGATGTGKTFTMAKIIEATQRPAIILAPNKTLAAQLYGEFKGFFPDNAVEYFVSFYDYYQPEAYVARSDTFIEKESQINEQIDRMRHSATRALLERDDVIIVASVSCIYGIGSIETYGAMTQDLKAGETYDQRQIMGDLVAQQYKRNDQAFQRGSFRVRGDSLEIFPAHLDDRAWRLSFFGDELEAITEFDPLTGERTGTFEQIRVYANSHYVTPKPTLNQAIIKIKEELRLRLDQFVNEGKLLEAQRLEQRCKFDLEMLEATGHCNGIENYSRYLTGRAPGEPPPTLFEFIPDTAIVFADESHVSVPQIGGMYKGDFRRKTTLAEHGFRLPSCMDNRPLKFEEWDAMRPQSVFVSATPSKWELEQTGGVFTEQVIRPTGLLDPPVEIRPVEMQVDDLLDEVRIVTGNNMRTLVTTLTKRMAEDLTEYMHEQGIKVRYMHSDIDTLERIEILRDLRLGAFDVLIGINLLREGLDIPECGLVAILDADKEGFLRSETSLVQTIGRASRNAEGRVIMYADKITGSMERALNETNRRRAKQEAYNIKHGITPETVKKNVEDVLAGLYPGDTDQSRVTASIDKPLHGANLETVLAGLRTDMRKAAENLEFEEAARLRDEVKRLEAVDLTISDDPMARQYAVARASEAAVKSRGRSTAGKGGTRNYRGKSQKKF, from the coding sequence ATGCCCTATGCCCATTCCGACAGTTCCACCCCCAGCATGGGGTCAACGGATGTGCGCGAGCGGCTTAAGCTGGAGGGCGGTAAGGCTTTTGTGCTCAATACCACATTTGAACCGGCCGGCGATCAGCCCACTGCCATTGCCGAACTGTCTAAGGGCGTGTTCGACGGCGAGCGTGATCAGGTGCTGCTGGGGGCCACCGGCACCGGCAAGACATTCACCATGGCCAAGATAATCGAAGCCACCCAGCGCCCCGCCATCATTCTGGCCCCGAACAAGACACTGGCGGCGCAATTATACGGCGAATTCAAAGGCTTCTTCCCGGACAACGCGGTCGAATACTTTGTCTCCTTCTATGATTACTACCAGCCCGAGGCCTATGTGGCGCGCTCTGATACCTTCATCGAGAAGGAGAGTCAGATCAACGAACAGATCGACCGGATGCGCCACTCGGCCACCCGGGCATTGCTGGAGCGCGACGACGTGATCATCGTCGCCTCGGTGTCCTGCATCTATGGTATCGGTAGCATCGAGACCTATGGCGCCATGACCCAGGATCTGAAGGCCGGTGAGACCTATGACCAGCGCCAGATCATGGGCGATCTGGTGGCGCAGCAATACAAACGCAACGATCAGGCGTTCCAGCGCGGCTCGTTCCGGGTGCGCGGTGATTCCCTGGAAATCTTTCCCGCCCACCTGGATGACCGCGCCTGGCGGCTGTCGTTTTTTGGTGATGAGCTGGAGGCGATCACCGAATTCGACCCGCTCACCGGCGAACGCACCGGCACATTTGAGCAGATTCGCGTCTACGCCAACTCGCACTATGTGACCCCCAAACCGACCCTCAATCAGGCCATCATCAAGATCAAGGAAGAGCTGCGGCTGCGGCTCGACCAGTTCGTCAACGAGGGCAAACTGCTGGAGGCACAGCGGCTGGAACAGCGCTGCAAGTTTGATCTGGAGATGCTGGAGGCCACCGGCCATTGCAACGGCATCGAGAACTACTCGCGCTACCTAACCGGCCGCGCCCCCGGTGAGCCGCCCCCCACCCTGTTTGAATTCATCCCCGACACTGCCATCGTCTTTGCCGACGAGAGCCACGTCTCGGTGCCGCAGATCGGCGGCATGTACAAAGGTGACTTTCGCCGCAAAACCACCCTCGCCGAACATGGCTTCCGGCTGCCGTCGTGCATGGACAACCGCCCCCTCAAATTTGAGGAATGGGACGCCATGCGGCCGCAATCGGTGTTTGTCTCGGCCACCCCGTCGAAATGGGAGCTGGAGCAGACCGGCGGCGTGTTCACTGAACAGGTGATCCGCCCCACCGGGCTGCTGGACCCGCCGGTGGAGATCCGCCCTGTGGAAATGCAGGTCGATGATCTGCTGGACGAGGTGCGCATTGTCACCGGCAACAACATGCGCACCCTGGTCACCACCCTGACCAAACGCATGGCCGAGGATCTGACCGAATATATGCACGAACAGGGCATCAAGGTGCGCTATATGCACTCGGACATCGACACCCTGGAACGCATCGAGATCCTGCGCGATCTGCGCCTTGGCGCCTTTGACGTGCTGATCGGCATCAACCTATTGCGTGAGGGTCTGGATATCCCCGAATGTGGTCTGGTTGCGATCTTAGACGCCGACAAAGAGGGTTTCCTGCGTTCCGAGACCTCGCTGGTGCAGACCATCGGCCGTGCCTCACGCAACGCCGAAGGCCGGGTGATCATGTATGCCGACAAGATCACCGGCTCGATGGAGCGCGCGTTGAACGAGACCAACCGCCGCCGCGCCAAGCAAGAGGCCTATAACATCAAGCACGGCATCACCCCGGAGACGGTGAAGAAAAACGTCGAGGATGTGCTGGCCGGTCTCTACCCCGGCGACACCGACCAGTCCCGCGTCACCGCCAGTATCGACAAACCGCTGCACGGCGCCAATCTGGAGACCGTTCTGGCAGGGCTGCGCACCGATATGCGCAAAGCGGCTGAGAACCTTGAGTTCGAAGAAGCCGCCCGCCTGCGCGACGAGGTCAAACGGCTGGAGGCGGTGGACCTGACGATTTCCGACGACCCAATGGCGCGTCAGTATGCGGTTGCGAGGGCGTCTGAGGCAGCAGTGAAGTCGCGCGGCCGGTCCACGGCGGGGAAAGGTGGGACGCGAAACTACCGGGGCAAGTCGCAGAAGAAGTTCTAG